A genomic segment from Malaclemys terrapin pileata isolate rMalTer1 chromosome 1, rMalTer1.hap1, whole genome shotgun sequence encodes:
- the LOC128830176 gene encoding ecto-ADP-ribosyltransferase 5-like: MLRPLLIPLTYFCLQTWLGIPQAKCQVKLNIMEDAFDDQYLGCAEEMDKEAAKLIQSEMSSFSPIWKNAAEKWNSVKTKISRPRGFKDEYGIAIVAYTDCMPYNSKTFPTEFNAAVREAGTSRAHYMDSFHFKAFHYYLTRALQLLRGKCDVMYKMTVYRGVSKKYEYQKYCDIRFGYFASSSINRTQAETFGTATFLTIHTCFGVNIQDMSYNPKQKEVLIPVHEIFRVVTNQGNNYTLQSKKQACSHFNCTYLGGEKNEVCVGNSATRGSPAFPSELSPSLFGGSIILVHVIALKLFASF, from the exons ATGCTGAGGCCTCTGCTGATCCCCTTGACGTACTTCTGTCTTCAGACCTGGCTGGGGATCCCTCAG GCAAAATGTCAGGTGAAGCTGAACATAATGGAAGATGCTTTTGATGACCAATATCTAGGATGTGCTGAAGAAATGGATAAAGAAGCAGCTAAACTAATACAGTCGGAAATGTCTTCATTCAGCCCAATATGGAAAAATGCAGCAGAAAAATGGAACAGtgtgaaaacaaaaatttctCGCCCCAGGGGCTTTAAGGATGAGTATGGAATAGCCATAGTAGCCTATACTGACTGCATGCCATACAACAGCAAAACATTTCCAACTGAATTTAATGCGGCAGTGAGAGAGGCTGGGACATCTCGAGCTCATTACATGGACAGTTTCCATTTCAAAGCCTTCCATTATTATTTGACAAGAGCTTTGCAGCTCTTAAGAGGAAAGTGTGATGTGATGTATAAAATGACGGTGTACCGGGGGGTTTCTAAAAAGTATGAGTACCAGAAATATTGTGACATCAGGTTTGGATACTTTGCCTCTTCATCTATTAATAGAACACAGGCTGAGACATTTGGCACGGCAACGTTCCTCACCATCCACACATGCTTTGGCGTGAATATCCAGGACATGTCATATAATCCTAAGCAAAAAGAAGTGTTAATTCCAGTCCATGAGATATTCAGAGTGGTCACAAATCAAGGGAATAACTACACCCTCCAGAGCAAAAAACAGGCCTGCAGCCATTTTAACTGCACGTACCTGGGCG GAGAGAAGAACGAAGTATGTGTTGGCAACTCTG CTACCAGAGGCAGCCCGGCCTTCCCCAGTGAGCTGAGCCCTTCACTGTTTGGAGGATCCATCATCCTGGTCCACGTTATTGCTCTGAAGCTGTTTGCCAGTTTCTAA